Proteins encoded within one genomic window of Bacillus thuringiensis:
- the recG gene encoding ATP-dependent DNA helicase RecG, with protein sequence MNEVVQVPVTDVKGIGGETSELLHEMGIYTVSHLLEHFPYRYEDYAMKDLAEVKHDERVTVEGKVHSAPLLQYYGKKKSRLTVRVLVGRYLITAVCFNRPYYKQKLNLDETVTITGKWDQHRQTIAVSELHFGPVVRQQEVEPVYSVKGKLTVKQMRRFIAQALKEYGDSIVEVLPDGLLSRYKLLPRYEALRALHFPAGQEDLKQARRRFVYEEFFLFQLKMQTLRKMERENSKGTKKEIPLAELQEFIDALPFPLTGAQRRVVDEIMNDMTSPYRMNRLLQGDVGSGKTVVAAIGLYAAKLAHYQGALMVPTEILAEQHYQSLAETFSHFGMKVELLTSSVKGARRREILAKLEQGEIDILVGTHALIQDEVIFHRLGLVITDEQHRFGVAQRRVLREKGESPDVLFMTATPIPRTLAITAFGEMDVSIIDEMPAGRKVIETYWAKHDMLDRVLGFVEKEIKKGRQAYVICPLIEESEKLDVQNAIDLHSMLTHHYQGKCQVGLMHGRLSSQEKEEIMGQFSENKVQILVSTTVVEVGVNVPNATVMVIYDAERFGLSQLHQLRGRVGRGSEQSYCLLIADPKSETGKERMRIMTETNDGFVLSEKDLELRGPGDFFGSKQSGLPEFKVADMVHDYRALETARQDAALLVDSEAFWHNDQYASLRTYLDGTGVFQGEKLD encoded by the coding sequence TTGAATGAAGTTGTACAAGTTCCTGTTACGGATGTAAAGGGAATCGGAGGAGAAACATCTGAATTACTACACGAGATGGGAATTTATACAGTTTCTCATCTATTAGAACATTTTCCGTACCGTTATGAAGATTATGCGATGAAAGATCTTGCTGAAGTAAAGCATGATGAACGTGTAACAGTTGAGGGGAAAGTTCATAGTGCTCCTTTGCTCCAATATTATGGGAAGAAGAAATCGCGTCTTACGGTTCGTGTTCTCGTCGGTCGTTATTTAATTACAGCTGTATGTTTTAATAGGCCGTACTATAAGCAGAAGTTAAATTTAGATGAAACGGTAACGATTACTGGTAAATGGGATCAGCACCGTCAAACGATTGCGGTATCAGAGCTTCATTTTGGACCAGTAGTACGTCAACAAGAAGTAGAGCCTGTATACTCAGTGAAAGGGAAACTTACAGTAAAACAGATGCGCCGTTTTATTGCACAAGCGTTAAAGGAGTATGGAGACTCTATAGTCGAGGTGTTACCTGATGGATTGCTAAGTCGATATAAATTATTGCCGCGTTATGAAGCACTTCGGGCGTTGCATTTTCCAGCGGGACAGGAAGATTTAAAACAAGCACGTCGCCGTTTTGTATATGAGGAGTTTTTCTTGTTTCAGCTGAAAATGCAAACATTACGGAAAATGGAGAGGGAAAATTCGAAAGGGACGAAAAAAGAAATTCCTTTAGCAGAATTGCAAGAGTTTATCGATGCACTTCCGTTTCCGTTAACTGGCGCGCAACGCCGGGTTGTAGATGAAATTATGAACGATATGACATCTCCTTATCGGATGAATCGTCTGTTGCAAGGTGATGTAGGTTCTGGGAAAACCGTTGTTGCAGCCATTGGCCTTTATGCAGCGAAATTAGCACATTATCAAGGTGCTTTAATGGTTCCTACAGAAATTTTAGCAGAACAACATTATCAATCACTCGCAGAGACGTTCTCGCATTTTGGTATGAAGGTTGAATTGTTAACAAGTTCTGTTAAAGGCGCGAGACGTCGAGAGATTTTGGCGAAATTAGAACAAGGAGAAATAGATATCCTTGTTGGAACACATGCTTTAATTCAAGATGAAGTTATCTTTCATAGGTTAGGTCTCGTTATTACTGATGAACAACATCGATTTGGTGTAGCGCAGCGACGAGTTTTAAGGGAGAAAGGTGAAAGTCCAGACGTATTATTTATGACGGCGACCCCAATTCCGCGTACGTTAGCAATTACTGCATTTGGAGAGATGGATGTTTCTATAATCGATGAGATGCCAGCTGGTAGAAAGGTAATTGAAACATACTGGGCAAAACATGATATGTTAGATCGTGTTCTCGGCTTTGTGGAGAAAGAGATAAAAAAAGGAAGACAAGCATATGTAATTTGTCCCCTTATTGAAGAATCTGAGAAACTTGATGTACAAAATGCTATCGACTTACATAGTATGCTGACCCATCATTATCAAGGGAAATGTCAAGTTGGATTAATGCATGGAAGATTATCATCTCAAGAAAAAGAAGAGATAATGGGACAATTTAGTGAAAATAAAGTGCAAATTCTTGTGTCGACAACAGTTGTTGAAGTAGGTGTGAACGTACCGAATGCGACTGTAATGGTTATTTATGACGCAGAGCGTTTCGGTTTATCGCAGCTCCATCAGCTTAGGGGGCGTGTTGGGCGTGGTAGTGAACAATCATATTGTTTATTAATCGCGGATCCAAAATCGGAAACGGGAAAAGAACGAATGCGTATTATGACCGAAACGAATGATGGATTTGTATTGTCAGAAAAAGATTTAGAGTTAAGAGGTCCTGGAGATTTCTTTGGAAGTAAGCAAAGTGGTTTACCAGAATTTAAGGTTGCTGATATGGTACATGATTACCGAGCGTTAGAAACAGCTAGACAAGATGCAGCGTTACTAGTAGATTCAGAAGCATTTTGGCATAATGATCAATATGCTTCGTTGCGTACGTATCTTGACGGGACAGGTGTGTTCCAGGGAGAGAAGCTCGATTAA
- a CDS encoding DAK2 domain-containing protein codes for MSIQKIDGKRLSQMIMQGANNLTNNVQLVDALNVFPVPDGDTGTNMNLSMTSGAREVKANPSQHAGKVGVSLAKGLLMGARGNSGVILSQLFRGFSKSIEQKEELTTVDFAAALEAGVEAAYKAVMKPIEGTILTVARETGKYAVTVAKKQRDFVLFMEDVVKEANASLNRTPDLLPVLKQVGVVDSGGKGLVVVYEGFLADLKGETISSDAPMQPSMNEMVRAEHHRSVQSQLSTEDIEYGYCTEFMVKLEAEKVKEHNFSEQKFREDISVYGDSLLVVSDDEIVKVHIHAEHPGDAMNYGQRYGSLIKIKVENMREQHTALLDEPAMMPEPTGQSKEKQPYGIVTVAMGSGIKTLFESIGATKVIEGGQTMNPSTEDIVKAIEEANAEKIIILPNNGNIVMAAEQAASVVDQEVIVVRSKTVPQGMAAMLAFNPVGTLEENEENMKEALSHVKTGQITYAVRDTEIDGVAIQKDDFMCIADGKIVSTNAEKVGAAKQLLEALIDEDSEIVTILQGEDATDEEVAALVEFVEANFEDAEVEVHAGNQPVYSFIFSVE; via the coding sequence GTGTCAATTCAAAAAATTGATGGAAAACGTTTATCACAAATGATCATGCAAGGAGCGAATAATTTAACAAATAATGTTCAGCTTGTTGATGCATTAAACGTATTTCCAGTTCCAGATGGCGATACCGGTACAAACATGAACTTATCTATGACTTCAGGCGCACGTGAAGTGAAAGCAAATCCTTCACAACATGCTGGTAAAGTCGGCGTAAGTTTAGCCAAAGGATTATTAATGGGAGCTCGTGGTAACTCTGGAGTTATTTTATCTCAGTTGTTCCGTGGTTTCTCGAAATCCATTGAACAAAAAGAAGAATTAACAACAGTTGATTTTGCTGCAGCTTTAGAGGCTGGAGTAGAGGCGGCTTACAAAGCGGTTATGAAACCGATTGAAGGAACGATTTTAACGGTTGCTAGAGAAACGGGTAAATATGCAGTGACAGTTGCGAAAAAACAGCGCGACTTTGTTTTGTTTATGGAAGACGTTGTGAAAGAAGCAAATGCATCGTTAAATCGTACGCCAGATTTATTACCTGTATTAAAACAAGTTGGCGTTGTAGATAGCGGTGGTAAAGGTCTTGTTGTTGTATACGAAGGATTTTTAGCTGACTTAAAGGGAGAAACAATCTCTTCTGATGCGCCGATGCAACCATCTATGAATGAAATGGTGCGCGCAGAACATCACCGTAGTGTACAAAGCCAATTGAGTACAGAAGATATTGAGTATGGATATTGTACGGAGTTCATGGTGAAATTAGAGGCTGAAAAAGTGAAAGAACATAATTTCTCTGAACAAAAATTCCGTGAAGATATTAGTGTATATGGTGATTCTCTACTAGTTGTATCTGATGATGAAATTGTAAAAGTTCATATCCATGCAGAACATCCTGGAGACGCTATGAACTACGGACAGCGTTACGGTAGTTTAATCAAGATTAAAGTAGAGAATATGCGTGAACAGCATACTGCTTTATTAGATGAGCCTGCTATGATGCCTGAGCCAACTGGCCAGTCTAAAGAGAAACAGCCGTACGGTATCGTAACTGTAGCTATGGGATCTGGTATCAAAACTTTATTTGAGAGCATTGGCGCGACGAAAGTTATCGAAGGTGGCCAAACGATGAATCCAAGTACGGAGGATATTGTGAAGGCGATTGAAGAAGCGAATGCTGAAAAAATCATTATTTTACCGAATAACGGGAATATTGTGATGGCAGCAGAACAAGCAGCATCAGTTGTGGATCAAGAAGTGATTGTAGTTCGTTCAAAAACAGTTCCTCAAGGTATGGCTGCAATGTTAGCATTTAATCCAGTTGGAACGTTAGAAGAGAATGAAGAAAACATGAAAGAAGCTTTATCTCATGTGAAAACCGGTCAAATTACGTATGCTGTACGTGATACGGAAATTGATGGTGTAGCAATTCAAAAAGATGATTTCATGTGTATCGCAGATGGAAAAATCGTATCAACAAATGCTGAAAAAGTAGGAGCTGCGAAGCAATTACTAGAAGCACTTATTGATGAAGATTCTGAAATCGTAACGATTCTACAAGGTGAAGATGCAACTGACGAAGAAGTAGCTGCGCTAGTTGAATTTGTAGAAGCGAATTTTGAAGATGCAGAAGTAGAAGTACATGCTGGAAACCAACCGGTGTATTCTTTCATCTTCTCTGTAGAATAA
- a CDS encoding Asp23/Gls24 family envelope stress response protein yields the protein MSIEIKTKYGQIDISTDVIATIAGGAAVDCYGIVGMASKNQLKDGLTDILRKENFTRGVIVRKDEDEVHIDMYIIVSYGTKISEVAHNVQTKVKYTLDQTVGLAVDSVNIYVQGVKVINL from the coding sequence ATGTCAATTGAAATTAAAACGAAGTACGGTCAAATTGATATTAGTACAGATGTAATTGCAACAATTGCTGGAGGTGCCGCGGTAGATTGCTACGGTATCGTAGGTATGGCATCAAAAAATCAGTTAAAAGATGGATTAACAGACATTTTACGAAAAGAAAACTTCACTAGAGGTGTTATTGTTCGTAAAGATGAAGATGAAGTACATATTGATATGTATATTATTGTGAGTTATGGTACGAAAATTTCAGAAGTAGCACATAACGTGCAGACGAAAGTGAAATATACATTAGATCAAACTGTAGGACTAGCAGTAGATTCTGTAAACATCTACGTACAAGGAGTTAAAGTAATAAACTTGTAA
- the rpmB gene encoding 50S ribosomal protein L28 produces MARVCAITGRKARSGNSRSHAMNATKRKWGANLQKVRVRIDGKVQRVYVSARALKSGKIERV; encoded by the coding sequence ATGGCTCGTGTTTGTGCTATTACTGGAAGAAAAGCTCGTTCTGGTAACTCTCGTTCTCACGCAATGAACGCTACAAAACGTAAGTGGGGCGCTAACCTTCAAAAAGTTCGCGTACGCATCGACGGAAAAGTTCAACGTGTTTACGTTTCTGCTAGAGCATTAAAATCTGGCAAAATCGAACGTGTTTAA
- the spoVM gene encoding stage V sporulation protein SpoVM, which translates to MRFYTIKLPKFLGGIVRAMLNTFKKD; encoded by the coding sequence ATGAGATTTTATACAATTAAGTTACCTAAATTTCTTGGTGGAATTGTTCGTGCCATGTTAAATACCTTCAAAAAAGATTAA
- a CDS encoding thiamine diphosphokinase: MADCLFTIEGEGNMIIHILAGGPAEYCADFSRYENEKVVWAAVDRGVYRLLKGGITPTVAFGDYDSVTEEELVWMEQQTNDLHIVPREKDQTDLEIAINWALEQKPTLIRIFGATGGRLDHGLANIQMLLKGLEVEIEMCIVDNKNEISVKKVGTHIIEENKDFPYVSFVPVTEIVEGITLLGFKYPLINKTIEWGSTLCISNELVKEKGTFSFTSGILMVIRSTD; the protein is encoded by the coding sequence ATGGCAGATTGCCTTTTTACAATAGAAGGGGAAGGAAACATGATTATTCATATTTTAGCGGGCGGACCTGCGGAATATTGTGCAGATTTTTCTCGATATGAAAATGAGAAAGTAGTGTGGGCGGCAGTTGATAGAGGAGTATATCGTTTATTAAAAGGAGGAATTACTCCAACTGTTGCGTTTGGAGATTATGATTCAGTTACTGAAGAGGAATTAGTATGGATGGAGCAGCAAACAAATGACTTACATATTGTTCCTCGTGAAAAAGATCAAACAGATTTAGAAATTGCGATTAACTGGGCCTTAGAACAAAAGCCAACATTGATTCGTATTTTTGGTGCTACCGGCGGAAGGTTGGATCACGGTTTAGCGAATATACAGATGCTTTTAAAAGGGTTAGAAGTAGAGATAGAAATGTGTATTGTAGACAATAAAAATGAAATAAGCGTGAAAAAAGTGGGTACACATATAATTGAAGAAAATAAAGATTTCCCTTATGTATCTTTTGTACCGGTTACTGAAATAGTGGAAGGGATTACATTACTTGGTTTTAAGTATCCTCTAATTAATAAAACAATAGAATGGGGATCAACACTTTGTATTAGTAATGAACTCGTTAAGGAAAAAGGTACTTTTTCATTTACTTCTGGCATATTAATGGTGATAAGAAGCACTGATTGA
- the rpe gene encoding ribulose-phosphate 3-epimerase → MIKIAPSILSADFSKLGEEIKDVEKGGADYIHVDVMDGHFVPNITIGPLIVEAIRPITSLPLDVHLMIQNPDNYIPTFAKAGADIITVHVEACPHLHRTIQLIKSHGIKAGVVLNPHTPVSTIEHVLEDIDMVLLMTVNPGFGGQKFIHSVLPKIKQVAEMVKERNLEVEIEVDGGVNAETARLCVEAGANVLVAGSAVYNQKDRGEAIRVIRG, encoded by the coding sequence ATGATTAAAATTGCACCATCGATCTTATCAGCAGATTTTTCAAAATTAGGGGAAGAGATTAAAGATGTAGAAAAAGGTGGAGCGGATTACATTCACGTTGATGTAATGGATGGACATTTCGTACCGAATATTACGATTGGACCATTAATTGTAGAAGCAATCCGTCCGATTACATCGTTACCATTAGATGTACATTTAATGATTCAAAATCCTGATAACTATATCCCTACTTTCGCAAAAGCAGGAGCGGATATTATTACTGTTCATGTAGAGGCATGCCCTCATCTGCATCGTACAATTCAGTTAATTAAATCTCATGGCATTAAAGCGGGAGTTGTATTAAATCCGCATACGCCAGTTTCAACGATTGAGCATGTATTAGAAGATATCGATATGGTATTACTTATGACAGTAAACCCTGGATTTGGTGGACAGAAATTTATCCATTCTGTATTACCGAAAATTAAACAGGTTGCAGAAATGGTTAAAGAGCGCAATCTAGAAGTAGAAATTGAAGTTGATGGTGGTGTAAACGCTGAAACAGCACGACTTTGTGTTGAAGCAGGAGCAAATGTACTTGTAGCTGGATCAGCAGTATACAATCAAAAAGACCGCGGTGAAGCAATTCGTGTCATTCGTGGATAA